The genomic DNA AAGTTCCGGGGCGATTCCAAGCTGAGCACCTGGATCAACAGAATCGCCATCAACGTCTGCCTGGAGACGCTCCGGCGGAACCGGAAACATCGCAACAACCTGGACGGGGACGTTTCGGAATGGGGCCACCTGGAGGACGCATCCCAGCGGACTCCGTTCGAAGAACTCCGGCGCACGGAGATCAAGAGGCGAGTCCGGTCCGCCATCTCGGACCTCAACGAACGCCACCGCAATGTGGTCTGGCTTCATGACCTGGAAGGGTTCACCATCCGCGAAATCGCCCAATCCCTGAAAGTCGCCGAAGGCACGATCAAGTCGCGCCTGTTCTATGGGCGCCGCCGGCTGCGCCAACGCCTCGAGGCGGCCTGAGCTTCGGTGGCGTCTGTCGCCCCGGCCGCCCCCCCCCCCCGCCGGGTTGCCCCCCCCCCCCCCCGCGGGGGCCGGCGCCATCGGTNNNNNNNNNNGGCGCCTTTTCTATGGGCGCCGCCGGGGGCGCAAACGCCTCGTGGGGGCCGTTGTTTGGGGGGGGGGGGGCGCCGGGGCCCCCCCCCCCCGGGGCGACTTTCCCTCCCGGCGACACGAAGGTCGCCGACTATCTCGTTCCTCCATAACGCTTCAGCTTGGAGATGATGGTCTGACGGCTCACTTGGAGCGCTTCGGCGGCCCGGCTCCGGTTGTTGTCGTGGACGCGGAGGGCCTCCAGGATGAGGTCGCGCTCCAGTTGGGCCAGCCGCTGCTTCAACGAACCCTGGGCGGGACCCGATTCGGGAGGAAAGGAGATCCTCCCCGACAGCGCCGAGGGTGAGATGGGCCGGTCCGGCTCGGCCAGAATCACCAGCCGTTCCACCTCGTTCTCCAGCTCCCGGACATTGCCGGGCCAGGAATATCCCCGGAGCACTTCGAGAGTCCCTGGTTCGAAACGGCAGCCGAACTTGTTCAGCCGCCGGCAGGAACGTTCCAGAAAGAACCGGGCCAGTTCGTCCACATCCTCGGGCCGGGCCCTGAGGGGAGGCACCATGACGGTGAAGACGTTGAGGCGGAAGTAGAGGTCCTGCCGAAAGCGGCCCTCGGCGACCTCCCGGCTCAGGTCCCGGTTCGTGGACGCCACCACGCGGACGTCGATCTTCCCGGGGGCTTCGGCGCCCACCGGAAAGATCTCGCTCTCCTGCAGCGCCCGGAGCAGCTTCACCTGAAGGTCCAACGGCGCCTCTCCCACCTCGTCCAAAAAAATCGTACCGCCGTCGGCCAGCTCGAAGTACCCCTTCTTCTCTTCCGTCGCACCGGTGAAGGCTCCCTTCTTGTGACCGAAAAACGCGCTCTCCACCAGGTCGGCCGGGACGGCGCCACAGTTGACCGGCACGAAGGCTTGGCTCGCCCTGGGGCTCCGATCATGGACGT from Acidobacteriota bacterium includes the following:
- a CDS encoding sigma-70 family RNA polymerase sigma factor; this translates as MRAYAAKPESWERRLISGIRNGDEEAFRELFRRFQGNIYSTAIRILKEEQAAWDALQETFVNIHRACHKFRGDSKLSTWINRIAINVCLETLRRNRKHRNNLDGDVSEWGHLEDASQRTPFEELRRTEIKRRVRSAISDLNERHRNVVWLHDLEGFTIREIAQSLKVAEGTIKSRLFYGRRRLRQRLEAA
- a CDS encoding sigma-54 dependent transcriptional regulator: MNDRHSLLVVDDEAGNLQKLRRTFINDYEVLEAASGREALDLLRRREVSAVITDQRMPAMTGVELLHRSLHIRPGAVRIILTGYTESEDLMDAINQGHVHRYITKPWDPKSLRKVVKQELGRWELKREQERLGRELHRINSRLEAENSKLREEKQLLEDSKPRLVYRSRAIKTLLGSLDRVAPTGSTVFLQGETGTGKELLARYVHDRSPRASQAFVPVNCGAVPADLVESAFFGHKKGAFTGATEEKKGYFELADGGTIFLDEVGEAPLDLQVKLLRALQESEIFPVGAEAPGKIDVRVVASTNRDLSREVAEGRFRQDLYFRLNVFTVMVPPLRARPEDVDELARFFLERSCRRLNKFGCRFEPGTLEVLRGYSWPGNVRELENEVERLVILAEPDRPISPSALSGRISFPPESGPAQGSLKQRLAQLERDLILEALRVHDNNRSRAAEALQVSRQTIISKLKRYGGTR